One region of Moraxella sp. ZY210820 genomic DNA includes:
- a CDS encoding riboflavin synthase, which yields MFTGIIESVGTVKSLQRIDGDVRIQIAVGGLDMSDVKLGDSIATSGICLTVIDFGTDWFSADISVESLNRTIVQNWRVGTRVNLEKALLPTTRLGGHIVSGHVDGVAEISLKRQDARSIYFEVTCPTTLAKYLSEKGSITIDGISLTINHLRGNIVSLNLVPHTAEKTTIGEWQVGTKVNIEVDVLARYIERLLLGDKACQTSPSSNIDMAFLAQHGFMK from the coding sequence ATGTTTACAGGTATTATTGAAAGTGTTGGTACGGTAAAAAGTTTACAGCGTATCGATGGTGATGTACGCATTCAAATTGCGGTGGGTGGATTAGATATGTCCGATGTCAAATTAGGCGATTCCATTGCGACAAGCGGAATTTGTTTAACCGTGATTGATTTTGGAACGGATTGGTTTAGTGCGGATATATCAGTAGAAAGTTTAAACCGTACCATTGTACAAAATTGGCGAGTTGGCACACGGGTTAATTTGGAAAAAGCACTGTTACCAACCACACGTCTAGGCGGACATATTGTCAGTGGTCATGTTGATGGCGTAGCTGAAATCAGTTTAAAACGTCAAGATGCACGTTCAATCTATTTTGAAGTTACTTGTCCGACTACATTAGCAAAATATTTATCAGAAAAAGGCTCTATTACCATTGACGGTATTAGTTTAACCATTAACCATTTACGTGGAAATATTGTCAGTTTAAATTTAGTACCACATACCGCAGAAAAAACCACAATTGGTGAATGGCAAGTGGGAACTAAAGTGAATATTGAAGTTGATGTATTGGCACGCTATATTGAGCGATTATTATTGGGCGATAAAGCGTGTCAAACATCGCCATCGTCTAATATTGATATGGCATTTTTAGCTCAACATGGTTTTATGAAATAA
- the glnK gene encoding P-II family nitrogen regulator, producing the protein MKLVTAIVKPFKLDDVREALSEIGVQGITVTEVKGFGRQKGHTELYRGAEYVVDFLPKIKIEVAIADEMLDAVIEAILNVASTGKIGDGKIFVSNLEQVIRIRTGEVGNDAI; encoded by the coding sequence ATGAAATTAGTAACTGCGATTGTAAAACCATTTAAATTGGACGATGTGCGTGAAGCATTATCAGAAATTGGCGTACAAGGCATTACAGTAACGGAAGTAAAAGGATTTGGACGTCAAAAAGGACATACAGAATTGTATCGTGGAGCGGAATATGTGGTAGATTTTCTACCTAAAATTAAAATTGAAGTGGCAATTGCTGATGAAATGTTAGATGCCGTGATTGAAGCTATTTTAAATGTTGCTAGTACAGGAAAAATCGGCGATGGTAAAATTTTTGTGAGCAATTTAGAGCAAGTGATTCGTATTCGTACAGGCGAAGTAGGCAATGACGCGATTTAA
- a CDS encoding YifB family Mg chelatase-like AAA ATPase, with protein sequence MSFAKIYTRGVLGLHAPLIEVEVHLSQGLPSLTIVGLPEAAVRESKDRVRSAIINSGFQFPTKRLTINLAPADLPKDGSRLDLPIALGILIASGQLPELSDPDFECIGELALDGYLRPTTGSLSIAIACQQAGRTLILPQDNADEASQLEGLNILAVKHLKDVCEHLIGTQRLSTYEPKTRPQPSAYHLDLADVKGQLRPRRALEIAAAGGHSLLFKGPPGTGKTLLASRLPSILPPLNSQESLQVASIYSIANQPYQFGLRPFRAPHHTASAIALVGGGSHPKPGEITLSHLGVLFLDELPEFDRKVLEVLRQPLESKEIVISRATRQITYPADFQLVAAMNPCPCGYAFNQDHRCQCSAEAIKRYQNRISGPLLDRIDLHIDVPPLNANELQDAQSGESSEVVRQRVIKAYQLQMQRQNCLNQHLSPQQLQQVALLDDNCKQLISMAQQRLNLSARAYHRVLRVARTIADLAGSEMIQNTHLSEALSYRGQG encoded by the coding sequence ATGTCATTTGCCAAAATCTATACACGTGGTGTGCTAGGATTACACGCACCATTGATTGAAGTTGAAGTGCATTTAAGTCAGGGCTTACCATCATTAACCATTGTGGGGTTGCCTGAAGCTGCGGTGCGTGAAAGTAAAGACCGTGTACGCTCTGCTATTATCAATAGCGGTTTTCAGTTTCCGACCAAACGTTTAACCATTAATTTAGCACCTGCCGATTTACCCAAAGATGGTTCACGTTTAGATTTACCCATTGCTTTAGGAATTTTGATAGCATCGGGGCAGCTACCTGAATTATCTGACCCTGATTTTGAATGTATAGGCGAATTGGCTTTAGATGGCTATTTACGTCCAACAACAGGTAGTTTAAGTATTGCCATCGCTTGCCAACAGGCAGGACGTACGCTGATTTTACCACAAGATAATGCCGATGAGGCGAGTCAGCTTGAAGGCTTAAATATTTTGGCGGTTAAACATTTAAAAGATGTATGTGAGCATTTAATTGGTACACAACGTTTATCGACTTATGAGCCAAAAACTCGCCCACAGCCAAGTGCTTATCATTTAGATTTGGCTGATGTGAAAGGTCAATTACGTCCACGCCGTGCTTTAGAAATTGCAGCGGCTGGCGGTCATTCATTATTATTTAAAGGTCCACCAGGGACAGGAAAAACCTTGTTGGCATCACGTTTGCCGAGTATTTTACCACCATTAAATAGCCAAGAAAGTTTGCAAGTAGCGAGTATTTATTCGATTGCAAATCAACCTTATCAATTTGGCTTACGCCCATTTCGAGCACCCCATCATACTGCATCGGCGATTGCTTTGGTCGGTGGTGGCTCTCACCCTAAACCAGGGGAAATTACGCTATCGCATTTGGGCGTGCTATTTTTAGATGAATTACCCGAGTTTGACCGTAAAGTTTTGGAAGTTTTACGTCAGCCATTAGAAAGTAAAGAAATCGTCATTTCACGAGCGACACGACAAATTACCTATCCTGCTGATTTTCAATTAGTGGCTGCAATGAACCCTTGTCCGTGTGGTTATGCGTTTAATCAAGACCATCGTTGTCAATGCTCTGCCGAAGCGATTAAACGTTATCAAAATCGTATTTCAGGCCCATTATTAGACCGTATTGATTTACATATTGATGTGCCGCCACTCAATGCCAATGAATTACAAGACGCACAATCAGGTGAAAGTTCTGAAGTGGTTAGACAGCGTGTGATTAAAGCCTATCAATTACAAATGCAACGTCAAAACTGCTTAAATCAACATTTATCGCCACAACAATTACAGCAAGTGGCATTGCTTGATGATAATTGTAAACAATTGATTAGTATGGCTCAACAACGCTTAAATTTATCGGCTCGAGCTTATCATCGTGTGTTACGTGTGGCTCGTACTATTGCCGATTTAGCAGGTAGTGAAATGATACAAAATACGCATTTATCTGAAGCTCTGTCTTATCGTGGGCAGGGATAG
- a CDS encoding accessory factor UbiK family protein has protein sequence MIEPLVQRILQQFEQPKKDFEHNVRALLSESIEKMDIVSKEELQRHQQALALANQRLANLQQQFEQLQQQLAEKNQ, from the coding sequence ATGATTGAGCCTTTAGTACAACGTATTTTACAGCAATTTGAACAGCCTAAAAAAGATTTTGAGCATAATGTGCGTGCTTTATTGAGCGAAAGTATTGAAAAAATGGATATTGTATCGAAAGAAGAATTACAACGTCATCAACAGGCTTTAGCACTTGCCAATCAACGTTTGGCTAATTTACAACAGCAATTTGAGCAATTACAGCAACAGTTAGCAGAAAAAAATCAATAA